In uncultured Methanobacterium sp., a genomic segment contains:
- the cobQ gene encoding cobyric acid synthase CobQ has product MVSSDKTKYIMVQGTASNAGKSVVVAALCRMFSQRGYRVSPFKSQNMSLNSFTTQENREIAMAQVLQAEAAGVEPHHHMNPVLLKPKEDFTSQVIVHGKPAGDMNFYHYQHNFRDQALKAIKESLDELSNDYDIIVMEGAGSPAEINMLDVDLANMQIARLADADVILVADIDKGGVFASIAGTFQLLPSEDRQRIKGIIINKFRGNLDILMPGIRQIEKIVGVPVLGVLPYDPGLKLPEEDSASLSERKYRSSGKITVGVIRLPRISNFTDIDPLEYEPEVGVKLIEIGEEIGNVDALIIPGTRNSISDMVALDKAGLADEIKNLTGEIPVFGICGGYQMLGSKIIDKSLKESNIGSVNGMGILDVKTSFGEVEKIISQSQGTLIGNEIFKNSQGEILQGYELHEGVSKLGKSKPLLKVIKGCGNYPQSGFDGAQEGLTAGTYFHGIFHNFRFRRSFTDYLREAHGLEPLGYQEDHFQELKRFSIQRLSDLVEDNLDMNLLQNVLSYEI; this is encoded by the coding sequence ATGGTGTCTTCAGATAAAACAAAATACATAATGGTTCAGGGAACTGCTTCAAATGCAGGAAAAAGTGTAGTGGTGGCTGCACTGTGTCGGATGTTCTCCCAGAGAGGATACCGTGTTAGTCCATTCAAATCCCAGAACATGTCCCTGAATTCATTCACCACCCAGGAAAACAGAGAAATAGCCATGGCACAGGTGCTGCAGGCAGAAGCTGCTGGTGTAGAACCCCATCACCATATGAATCCAGTTTTACTCAAACCCAAGGAGGATTTCACATCCCAGGTGATTGTTCATGGAAAACCCGCTGGAGACATGAACTTCTATCATTACCAACATAACTTCCGTGATCAGGCCCTTAAGGCTATAAAAGAGTCTCTGGATGAACTCTCAAATGATTATGACATAATCGTTATGGAAGGAGCCGGATCCCCCGCAGAAATAAACATGCTGGATGTGGATCTGGCCAACATGCAGATCGCCCGCCTGGCTGATGCTGACGTGATTTTAGTAGCAGATATTGATAAGGGAGGAGTTTTCGCATCCATAGCCGGAACATTCCAGTTATTACCCTCTGAAGACCGTCAGAGGATTAAAGGCATCATAATAAACAAGTTCAGAGGTAATCTGGACATTTTAATGCCAGGAATAAGGCAGATCGAAAAGATCGTGGGTGTTCCGGTACTGGGAGTCTTACCCTACGATCCAGGGCTTAAACTTCCTGAAGAAGATTCTGCATCATTATCTGAACGTAAATACCGTAGCAGTGGGAAAATCACAGTGGGAGTGATTAGACTGCCCCGTATTTCCAACTTCACTGATATCGACCCACTGGAATACGAGCCAGAAGTAGGAGTGAAACTCATTGAAATTGGAGAGGAAATAGGTAATGTGGATGCTCTGATTATTCCGGGAACACGCAACAGTATAAGCGACATGGTGGCCCTGGATAAAGCGGGTCTTGCCGATGAAATCAAAAACTTGACTGGTGAAATACCTGTCTTTGGTATCTGTGGAGGATACCAGATGTTAGGCTCAAAAATTATTGATAAATCCCTTAAAGAATCCAATATAGGTAGTGTTAATGGTATGGGAATTCTGGATGTTAAAACCAGCTTTGGAGAAGTTGAAAAGATAATCAGCCAGAGTCAAGGTACTTTAATTGGTAATGAAATATTCAAAAACTCCCAAGGAGAAATTCTGCAGGGATATGAACTCCATGAAGGAGTTTCTAAACTTGGAAAATCCAAACCTCTTCTTAAGGTCATAAAGGGTTGTGGTAACTATCCTCAATCTGGTTTTGACGGGGCCCAGGAGGGTTTAACTGCTGGAACATATTTCCATGGAATTTTCCACAATTTCCGTTTCCGCAGATCATTCACCGACTATCTGAGGGAAGCCCATGGCCTCGAACCCCTTGGTTACCAGGAGGACCATTTCCAAGAGTTGAAAAGATTCTCAATACAGAGGTTATCCGACCTGGTAGAAGATAATTTGGACATGAACCTACTTCAGAACGTGTTAAGTTACGAGATTTAA
- a CDS encoding universal stress protein, with translation MKLYKKILLPTDGSEYSEKAGEHAIWIAEKSISQIIVLNVIDTSYLKSIPQHDLELSLEEQFKEEGNMAVKKFSEKLEQSQCEGTCKNVQFQSLIKKGKPADEILKIIKEEGIDLVVIGASGKHGLNRLYPGSVTERVVRSATCPVLVIK, from the coding sequence ATGAAACTGTATAAAAAAATATTACTACCCACTGATGGCTCGGAATATTCTGAAAAAGCTGGAGAACATGCTATATGGATTGCTGAAAAGAGTATTTCCCAGATAATTGTCTTAAATGTAATTGATACATCTTATCTAAAATCCATACCCCAGCACGATCTTGAATTGAGTTTGGAAGAACAATTCAAGGAAGAGGGGAACATGGCGGTTAAAAAATTTTCGGAAAAGCTGGAACAAAGTCAATGTGAGGGCACGTGTAAAAATGTTCAGTTCCAATCACTGATTAAAAAGGGTAAACCTGCTGATGAAATATTAAAAATTATTAAAGAAGAAGGGATCGATCTGGTGGTAATTGGTGCTTCTGGTAAACACGGATTAAACCGATTATACCCTGGAAGTGTCACAGAAAGAGTGGTGAGATCTGCAACCTGCCCTGTTTTAGTGATAAAATAA
- the lonB gene encoding ATP-dependent protease LonB: MANYNPNSEVSGDETPQIRDYKTSSDIEVPDRIIDQIIGQEEAVETVKKAAKQRRNVLLIGEPGVGKSMLAKGMAELLPPEELQDILVYPNMEDNQNPLIGVMPAGEGKNVVTNYKVKAKGQEERKNMFMIAIISLILVIGFVMQQFLAAIIAAGIVFLALQQMKPRSTVMVPKLLINNNKRNMAPFVDATGAHAGALLGDVRHDPYQSGGLGTPAHERVEAGMIHKANKGVLYVDEIGSLQMKTQQELLTAMQEKKYQITGQSETSSGAMVRSQEVPCDFVLVASGNLHVLEGMHPALRSRIRGYGYEVFMKDSMKDTEENRDKLVQFVAQEVKKDGRIPHFSKEAIAEIIHEAQRRAGKKDALTLKLRDLGGLVRAAGDIAKGEKADHVTVDHVLSAKKLARTLEQQIADRYIVQKKRYRVFKSEGGEVGKVNGLAIIGDRSGIIMPIAAEAAPAQSKDEGKIIATGKLGEIAREAVQNVSALVKKHTGTDISNYDIHIQFLQSYEGVEGDSASVSVATAVVSALENIPVDQSVALTGSLSIRGDVLPVGGVTGKIEAAAEAGIRKVLIPKSNMEDVLIEERYRDKIEIVPIETLSEVLEHTLSGKGKKGLMDKMQKITDMVPHGILQKPATH; the protein is encoded by the coding sequence ATGGCAAATTATAACCCAAATTCTGAGGTTTCAGGAGATGAAACCCCTCAAATTCGCGATTACAAAACTTCAAGTGACATTGAGGTACCTGACAGGATCATAGATCAGATCATCGGCCAGGAAGAGGCCGTGGAAACAGTAAAAAAGGCAGCTAAACAGCGCCGTAATGTTCTTCTAATTGGAGAACCCGGTGTTGGTAAATCCATGCTTGCCAAAGGAATGGCTGAACTACTTCCCCCTGAAGAACTTCAGGATATATTGGTATATCCCAATATGGAAGACAACCAGAACCCCCTGATAGGTGTAATGCCTGCGGGTGAGGGAAAAAATGTGGTGACCAACTACAAGGTCAAGGCCAAAGGACAGGAAGAACGTAAAAACATGTTCATGATTGCCATAATCAGCCTGATCCTGGTTATTGGTTTTGTTATGCAGCAGTTCCTGGCAGCAATCATAGCTGCAGGTATAGTATTCCTTGCCCTGCAGCAGATGAAACCACGCAGTACTGTAATGGTGCCTAAACTTCTCATTAACAATAACAAAAGAAACATGGCTCCATTCGTGGATGCCACCGGAGCCCATGCCGGAGCTTTATTAGGTGATGTTAGGCACGACCCATACCAATCTGGTGGATTAGGAACCCCTGCCCATGAACGGGTAGAAGCGGGTATGATCCACAAGGCTAACAAAGGAGTGCTTTACGTTGATGAAATCGGCTCTTTGCAGATGAAAACTCAGCAAGAACTTCTAACTGCCATGCAGGAGAAGAAATACCAGATTACTGGTCAGAGCGAGACCAGTAGTGGGGCAATGGTTCGTTCCCAGGAAGTTCCCTGTGACTTTGTGCTGGTGGCTTCTGGAAACCTGCATGTCCTTGAAGGAATGCACCCTGCACTCAGAAGCAGGATCAGGGGTTACGGTTATGAAGTATTCATGAAGGACTCCATGAAGGATACTGAGGAAAACCGGGACAAACTGGTCCAGTTTGTGGCTCAGGAAGTTAAAAAAGACGGACGTATCCCTCATTTCAGTAAAGAGGCCATCGCTGAGATAATTCATGAAGCCCAGCGTCGTGCTGGTAAAAAAGACGCCTTAACCCTAAAACTAAGGGATCTTGGTGGTCTGGTAAGGGCTGCTGGAGACATAGCCAAGGGAGAAAAGGCAGACCACGTTACAGTAGATCATGTGCTCAGCGCTAAAAAACTGGCCAGAACCCTGGAACAGCAAATCGCTGATCGTTACATTGTCCAGAAGAAACGCTACCGGGTCTTCAAATCTGAAGGTGGAGAAGTGGGTAAAGTCAACGGCCTTGCCATAATCGGTGACCGTAGTGGTATTATAATGCCCATAGCTGCCGAAGCAGCACCAGCTCAGAGTAAAGATGAAGGTAAAATTATCGCTACTGGAAAACTTGGTGAGATCGCCAGGGAAGCAGTGCAAAACGTAAGTGCACTGGTTAAGAAACACACTGGAACTGATATTTCCAATTACGATATACACATCCAGTTCCTCCAGTCCTATGAAGGAGTGGAAGGTGACAGTGCCAGTGTATCCGTGGCCACTGCAGTTGTTTCTGCACTGGAAAACATACCAGTCGACCAATCAGTAGCTTTAACCGGATCTTTAAGTATTCGTGGTGATGTGCTACCTGTAGGTGGAGTTACCGGTAAGATCGAAGCTGCAGCAGAGGCAGGAATACGCAAAGTGCTAATTCCAAAGTCTAACATGGAAGATGTCCTTATAGAGGAACGGTACCGTGATAAGATTGAGATAGTTCCAATTGAGACTTTAAGTGAGGTCCTGGAACACACCCTTAGTGGAAAGGGTAAAAAAGGTCTCATGGATAAAATGCAAAAGATCACAGACATGGTACCCCATGGAATCCTGCAAAAACCTGCAACTCATTAA
- a CDS encoding CBS domain-containing protein, whose protein sequence is MKVKEAMNQDVITITSSTRPPEAFQKMYKEGVRRLFVMDEDGEPLGVVSYSDLIGVLGTIKPSAKDVVSLQITDIMSKEVITISADDGIEDAANLMLRADISGLLVLEDHKPVGVITKTDICRMVAAELLIPS, encoded by the coding sequence ATGAAAGTTAAAGAGGCAATGAACCAAGATGTTATAACCATTACTTCAAGTACTCGTCCACCAGAAGCTTTTCAAAAGATGTACAAAGAGGGAGTTAGAAGGCTTTTTGTTATGGATGAGGATGGTGAACCTTTGGGTGTGGTTTCTTATTCAGATCTTATTGGAGTTCTGGGAACCATCAAACCTTCAGCCAAAGATGTAGTTTCACTACAGATTACTGATATAATGTCCAAAGAAGTCATCACCATTTCTGCCGATGATGGAATAGAAGATGCAGCTAACCTAATGTTACGAGCGGACATATCTGGTTTACTGGTACTTGAAGATCATAAACCAGTGGGAGTAATTACCAAAACAGATATCTGCAGGATGGTAGCAGCAGAACTTTTAATACCCAGTTAA
- a CDS encoding TrkA family potassium uptake protein yields the protein MYIVIMGGGRVGLTLANYLVASGNDVALIESNSGLCQNAAVELDALVICGSGTDVKTLEEASIADADVFVAATGHDEANLLSCILVKEYDVPKIIARVSNPDHEDAFKKVGIHHVISPELTAAGYLEKLINRPKIADLIVVGKGNAELLDISIENSRIVGKRVGDLSPTDDYIIAAIHQNGEMYIPRDDWVLEKNEKVSVLVKSRSVKKVTSIFV from the coding sequence ATGTACATAGTTATAATGGGCGGTGGAAGGGTTGGTTTAACCCTTGCTAATTACTTGGTGGCATCTGGAAATGATGTAGCTCTTATTGAGAGTAACAGTGGATTATGCCAAAATGCAGCGGTAGAACTGGATGCTCTGGTAATTTGTGGAAGTGGGACTGATGTAAAAACACTCGAAGAGGCGAGTATCGCAGATGCTGATGTTTTTGTTGCTGCTACCGGTCATGATGAGGCTAACCTACTCTCCTGCATACTGGTAAAGGAGTATGATGTTCCCAAGATCATTGCCAGGGTAAGTAATCCCGATCATGAAGATGCATTTAAAAAAGTGGGCATTCACCATGTTATTAGCCCGGAACTCACTGCTGCAGGATACTTGGAAAAACTGATTAACCGCCCAAAAATCGCGGATCTAATTGTGGTTGGTAAGGGAAATGCAGAGCTTCTAGACATAAGCATTGAGAATTCCAGAATTGTAGGGAAACGCGTGGGTGATTTGAGCCCTACTGATGATTATATCATTGCAGCCATCCATCAAAATGGTGAAATGTACATCCCACGGGATGACTGGGTTCTGGAGAAAAATGAAAAAGTATCGGTACTGGTGAAAAGCAGGTCCGTGAAGAAAGTTACTTCTATTTTTGTTTAA